From one Fodinicurvata sp. EGI_FJ10296 genomic stretch:
- the serB gene encoding phosphoserine phosphatase SerB: MTHVLTLIAGVSKRSLTDALIDDAGRVLATLGARAGAPVILSQGRAVDIPFEMGDAAAEASLPSGGSLDANAVRTALSATAVEGVDLAVIPADGRRKGLLIADMDSTIVTGETLDDLAELAGIGDAVADITRRAMNGEIGFEGALRERVAMLKGRSTDLIEQVIERMTLTPGAEALVATMRSHGARCVLVSGGFTVFTGHVAELAGFDADFGNTLIMSHGSFSGTVGEPILGRDAKLSTLQAECEARNLDTSSAIAVGDGANDLAMIQAAGMGIAFHAKPSVKAAAPIVIDHADLTSLLYLQGYADTDFAET, from the coding sequence ATGACACATGTTTTGACATTGATAGCCGGCGTGTCCAAGCGCTCGCTGACCGACGCCCTTATCGACGACGCCGGCCGCGTCCTCGCAACACTTGGTGCCAGGGCTGGCGCACCAGTCATTCTGTCTCAGGGACGCGCCGTCGATATTCCGTTCGAAATGGGCGACGCCGCAGCGGAAGCGTCGCTCCCATCCGGCGGCTCACTCGACGCCAATGCAGTGCGGACGGCACTTTCGGCCACGGCGGTCGAGGGCGTCGATCTGGCCGTCATACCGGCCGACGGACGGCGCAAGGGACTGTTGATCGCCGATATGGACAGCACCATCGTCACCGGCGAAACGCTCGACGATCTCGCCGAACTTGCTGGCATCGGCGACGCTGTCGCGGATATTACCCGCCGGGCGATGAACGGCGAAATCGGCTTCGAGGGGGCTCTGAGAGAGCGGGTTGCCATGCTGAAGGGACGCTCGACCGATCTCATCGAGCAGGTTATCGAGCGGATGACGCTGACGCCGGGTGCCGAAGCCCTGGTTGCCACCATGCGCTCTCATGGCGCGCGTTGCGTCCTCGTCTCCGGCGGGTTTACCGTCTTTACCGGCCATGTCGCCGAACTGGCCGGATTCGACGCCGACTTCGGCAACACTCTGATCATGTCGCATGGCAGCTTTTCCGGGACTGTCGGCGAACCGATTCTCGGCCGCGACGCCAAGCTGTCCACGCTTCAGGCTGAATGCGAAGCCCGGAATCTCGATACCAGTAGTGCAATCGCGGTTGGCGACGGCGCGAACGATCTTGCTATGATCCAGGCAGCAGGGATGGGCATAGCCTTCCATGCGAAGCCGTCCGTCAAAGCCGCGGCTCCGATCGTTATTGATCACGCCGACCTGACATCCCTGCTCTATTTGCAGGGTTATGCCGACACCGATTTCGCCGAGACCTGA
- a CDS encoding rod shape-determining protein, which yields MFANLLGFLSADMAIDLGTANTLVYVKGRGIVLNEPSVVAIATVRGKKQVLAVGDEAKQMLGRTPGNIQAIRPLRDGVIADFEVAEEMIKHFIRKVHNRRSFASPQVIICVPSGSTAVERRAIQESAESAGARRVFLIEEPMAAAIGAGLPVTEPTGSMVVDIGGGTTEVAVLSLGGIVYSRSVRVGGDKMDEAIIAFIRRHDNLLVGEGSAERIKKEIGSACPPEDGEGRTMEIKGRDLMNGVPKELVITERQISESLAEPVSAIVEAVKVALEHTAPELAADIVDKGIVLTGGGALLGNLDFVLRHATGLPVSIADDPLSCVALGTGRALEEMRTLKNVLINMY from the coding sequence ATGTTTGCTAATCTCTTGGGTTTCCTTTCGGCCGATATGGCCATCGATCTTGGAACCGCTAATACGCTTGTTTACGTGAAGGGCCGGGGCATCGTTCTGAACGAACCATCGGTGGTCGCAATCGCGACCGTTCGCGGCAAAAAGCAGGTTCTGGCGGTGGGCGACGAAGCCAAGCAGATGCTTGGTCGAACGCCCGGCAATATCCAGGCAATTCGCCCGCTTCGCGATGGCGTCATTGCGGATTTCGAGGTCGCGGAGGAAATGATCAAACATTTCATCCGCAAGGTCCACAACCGGCGCAGCTTCGCCAGCCCCCAGGTGATCATCTGCGTGCCGTCCGGATCGACGGCAGTGGAACGCCGGGCGATTCAGGAAAGTGCCGAATCAGCAGGGGCGAGACGTGTCTTTCTGATCGAAGAACCGATGGCGGCGGCGATTGGCGCCGGATTGCCGGTGACCGAGCCGACCGGTTCCATGGTTGTGGATATTGGTGGCGGCACGACCGAAGTTGCCGTGCTCTCTCTGGGCGGTATCGTGTATTCAAGGTCGGTACGGGTCGGCGGCGACAAGATGGACGAGGCTATCATCGCCTTCATTCGCCGGCACGACAATCTATTGGTCGGCGAAGGCTCCGCCGAGAGAATCAAGAAGGAAATCGGCTCCGCCTGCCCACCGGAAGACGGTGAGGGGCGTACCATGGAGATCAAGGGCCGCGACCTCATGAATGGCGTGCCCAAGGAACTGGTGATTACCGAACGGCAGATTTCCGAAAGTCTTGCAGAGCCCGTCAGCGCCATCGTTGAGGCGGTTAAAGTCGCGCTTGAGCATACGGCGCCGGAGCTGGCCGCCGACATTGTCGACAAGGGAATCGTCCTGACCGGTGGCGGCGCGCTGCTTGGCAATCTCGATTTCGTTCTGCGGCACGCAACGGGATTGCCGGTTTCGATTGCCGACGATCCGCTGTCCTGCGTTGCTCTGGGGACCGGCCGCGCCCTGGAGGAAATGCGCACGTTGAAAAATGTTCTGATCAATATGTATTGA
- the mreC gene encoding rod shape-determining protein MreC — translation MRLRSKPMVRIAALRAMVQRFSFALLLMTAIGLMMLGKVDAVLMNAMAARITDAMTPIMAVISRPAASVADAINAAQELADLRAENARLRQENTLLQQYRHAAFQLEAEIVSLRELTNYELGMEHSFIAGRVVADNSGAFVRSKAINVGAQDGIRDGQAVIGSEGLIGRIVQTGDMSARILLLTDLNSRIPVAMQKSGHRAVLAGDNSGRPTLQYLPRDHDVEVGDRVVSSGHGGMFPPGLAIGRVVESGDAGIEVVLFEDLDRVDLVRVVDFGPATERGQFADVAGPPVPIPESVGPDPELVPYGATAGADDREGAPGTDGTEGAESEAAQNGQQ, via the coding sequence GTGAGGCTACGCTCTAAGCCCATGGTTCGGATCGCGGCGCTGCGGGCGATGGTTCAAAGGTTCTCCTTCGCGCTGCTATTGATGACGGCCATCGGATTGATGATGCTCGGCAAGGTCGATGCGGTGTTGATGAATGCCATGGCCGCGCGCATCACCGACGCCATGACGCCGATCATGGCGGTCATTTCGCGTCCGGCCGCGTCCGTGGCCGATGCAATCAATGCAGCCCAGGAATTGGCGGATCTCCGCGCCGAGAACGCCCGCCTCCGACAGGAGAACACGCTTCTTCAGCAGTATCGCCATGCCGCCTTTCAGTTGGAGGCCGAGATCGTCAGCCTGCGCGAGCTGACCAACTACGAACTCGGGATGGAGCACTCGTTTATCGCGGGACGGGTCGTCGCCGACAACAGCGGCGCGTTCGTGCGCAGCAAGGCGATCAATGTGGGAGCGCAGGACGGTATTCGTGATGGGCAGGCGGTGATCGGGTCCGAGGGGTTGATTGGCCGTATCGTTCAGACCGGCGACATGTCCGCCCGGATCCTCCTGTTGACCGACCTGAACTCGCGCATACCCGTTGCCATGCAGAAGTCCGGCCATCGCGCCGTCCTTGCCGGTGACAACTCCGGCCGTCCGACCCTTCAATATCTGCCGCGCGATCATGATGTCGAAGTCGGCGACCGGGTGGTGTCATCCGGTCACGGCGGGATGTTTCCTCCCGGCCTTGCCATCGGCCGGGTCGTGGAATCGGGCGATGCCGGTATCGAGGTTGTGCTCTTCGAGGACCTGGACCGGGTTGATCTCGTCCGTGTGGTCGATTTCGGTCCCGCAACCGAGCGGGGGCAGTTTGCCGATGTGGCGGGGCCGCCGGTGCCCATACCGGAATCGGTCGGTCCCGACCCTGAACTGGTGCCCTATGGTGCCACCGCCGGAGCTGATGACCGCGAGGGTGCACCTGGCACTGACGGGACCGAAGGTGCCGAGTCCGAAGCGGCGCAGAACGGACAGCAATGA
- the miaA gene encoding tRNA (adenosine(37)-N6)-dimethylallyltransferase MiaA yields MIEHNDTGTGRGYDQSRAGGSGEAALPVFVIGGPTASGKSALAVDLAEATDGIVINADSMQLYADLNVLTARPSIAELDRVPHRLYGVLDGNERSSVAHWRDAAEREIRAALACGRVPVVVGGTGLYLKSLMQGLSPVPPSDPSKRARAEALHHELGAEGFHADLAARDPEMAARLPAGDTQRCVRAWEVITATGRSLADWQRLPPSGAPSGMMFRPITLMPDRAVVYRACEERFLRMVDSGAVEEVRRLRARNLANDLPVMKAVGVPELSAFIEGRIPLHEAVERASTATRRYAKRQMTWFRHQMGGGKWVAPPNLSDDPPEDPHFDPAGGMKVPVCTQYSKRLAPEILSLIRFSR; encoded by the coding sequence GTGATCGAGCACAACGATACCGGCACCGGACGCGGCTACGACCAGAGCCGGGCCGGGGGCTCCGGCGAGGCGGCATTGCCGGTTTTCGTCATCGGCGGGCCGACCGCCAGTGGCAAGTCGGCGCTGGCGGTCGATCTGGCCGAAGCCACGGATGGCATCGTGATCAATGCCGACAGCATGCAGCTTTATGCCGATCTGAACGTACTGACGGCGCGGCCTTCCATTGCCGAGCTCGATCGGGTGCCGCACCGGCTTTACGGTGTTCTTGACGGGAACGAGCGGTCGTCGGTTGCCCACTGGCGTGATGCCGCCGAGCGTGAGATTCGCGCGGCCCTGGCTTGCGGTCGTGTCCCCGTGGTTGTCGGCGGTACCGGCCTCTATCTCAAGTCATTGATGCAGGGGTTGTCGCCCGTGCCGCCAAGCGACCCGTCCAAGCGCGCGCGAGCCGAGGCGCTGCACCACGAACTGGGCGCCGAAGGTTTTCATGCCGATCTGGCGGCCCGCGACCCGGAGATGGCGGCCCGGCTTCCGGCGGGGGATACGCAGCGCTGCGTGCGTGCCTGGGAAGTCATTACTGCAACCGGTCGCAGCCTGGCTGACTGGCAGCGGTTGCCGCCTTCGGGAGCGCCGTCCGGAATGATGTTCCGCCCGATCACGCTTATGCCCGACCGGGCGGTTGTCTACCGCGCCTGCGAAGAGAGATTTCTGCGCATGGTCGACAGCGGTGCCGTCGAGGAGGTCCGCAGGCTGCGGGCGCGGAATCTGGCCAATGATCTGCCCGTGATGAAGGCGGTCGGTGTGCCGGAGTTGTCAGCTTTCATTGAAGGGCGAATTCCGCTGCATGAGGCCGTCGAACGCGCATCGACAGCCACGCGGCGCTATGCCAAACGGCAGATGACCTGGTTCCGTCATCAGATGGGCGGGGGCAAATGGGTCGCGCCCCCGAACCTGTCCGATGATCCGCCCGAAGATCCACATTTTGATCCGGCAGGGGGCATGAAGGTGCCCGTATGCACGCAATATTCAAAAAGATTAGCGCCGGAAATCTTGTCACTTATTCGATTTTCGCGTTGA
- the ilvN gene encoding acetolactate synthase small subunit has translation MSPDDTIETHTISVLVDNEPGVLARVIGLFSGRGYNIESLTVAEVDPAGKRSRITLVTSGTRMIIEQIKNQLDRLVPIHRVSDLTDDGAFVERELALIKVVGTGDRRIEALRICDIFRARAVDSTLESFVFEVTGTTEKVNAFIGLMQPLGLIDVSRTGVAAIARGRAGMLTSDGAPVLDSGGADIGD, from the coding sequence ATGTCGCCTGATGACACCATAGAAACCCACACGATCTCGGTCCTTGTCGATAACGAACCCGGCGTTCTGGCCCGCGTCATCGGCCTGTTTTCCGGCCGCGGGTATAATATCGAAAGCCTGACCGTCGCCGAGGTGGACCCGGCCGGCAAGCGGTCGCGGATCACGCTGGTGACCAGCGGCACGCGAATGATCATCGAGCAGATCAAGAATCAGCTGGATCGGCTGGTGCCGATCCACCGTGTGTCGGACCTGACCGACGATGGCGCCTTCGTGGAGCGGGAGCTGGCGTTGATCAAGGTGGTCGGCACCGGCGACCGGCGGATCGAAGCACTCAGGATCTGCGACATATTCCGGGCCCGCGCCGTTGACAGCACGCTGGAGAGTTTCGTCTTCGAGGTCACCGGCACGACCGAAAAGGTAAACGCCTTCATCGGATTGATGCAGCCTCTGGGTCTTATCGACGTATCGCGCACCGGTGTTGCGGCGATTGCTCGCGGCCGGGCGGGGATGCTCACCTCCGACGGCGCCCCTGTTCTGGACAGCGGCGGGGCCGATATCGGCGATTGA
- the mrdA gene encoding penicillin-binding protein 2, translated as MDRDTERYRSLTRRALILGGVKLGLASALVGRMYFLQVTESERYRVLADENRISMRLLAPSRGEIVDRYGRPLAANTQNFQVIMVAEQAGDVEATLERLSGIVPLTDADRERVLRDVSRRRNFVPVTVRENLTWDQVSQIEVNAPSLPGLSIDVGEIRDYPQGPSTAHLVGYVGAVSEEELTGDPVLTLPGFRIGKTGIERQLESTLRGVAGTRQVEVNATGRIIRELSRDEGTRGEEVRSTIDVGLQDYVQDRLAEERSASAVIMDVHTGEVYAMASSPSFNPNIFATGIDGASWRSLINDQYAPLTNKALAGQYAPGSTFKMITALTAIENGIAGPNHSVFCPGHMDLGNHRFHCWRRGGHGWLTLVDALAESCDTYFYDLSRRVGVDRLSAMANRFGLGTSINIDLPGERQGLVPTQDWKRQNVGTAWQQGETLIAAIGQGYVLATPLQLAVMTARLVNGGRAIDPRVVMRNVDPNESVPDIGISERGIRAVVDGMIAVTDGSRGTARSSQIPVEGMEMGGKTGTSQVRRITMAQRAQGLLSQDEIPWRDRHHALFVGFAPMHRPRYACSVVVEHGGGGSAVAAPIARDLLWEAQKRNPASDRIIPVSPPGVAAAGEPGDVGGTGGGVGG; from the coding sequence ATGGACCGGGATACCGAGCGATATCGCAGTTTGACACGACGGGCGCTGATTCTGGGCGGCGTGAAGCTTGGCCTGGCCTCGGCGCTGGTCGGGCGCATGTATTTTCTGCAGGTCACGGAATCCGAGCGATATCGGGTGCTCGCTGACGAGAATCGCATCAGCATGCGCCTGCTGGCGCCTTCCCGGGGTGAGATCGTGGACCGCTATGGCCGCCCGCTGGCAGCGAACACGCAGAATTTTCAGGTTATCATGGTGGCGGAACAGGCCGGCGACGTCGAGGCGACACTGGAGCGCCTTTCAGGCATCGTGCCGTTGACCGATGCCGATCGTGAACGGGTGCTGCGCGATGTGTCCCGCCGTCGCAACTTCGTTCCGGTGACGGTACGCGAGAATCTGACCTGGGATCAGGTCAGCCAGATCGAGGTCAACGCTCCAAGCCTGCCCGGGTTGTCGATCGATGTCGGCGAGATAAGAGACTATCCGCAAGGACCCTCGACCGCTCATCTGGTCGGCTATGTCGGCGCGGTCTCCGAAGAAGAACTGACTGGAGACCCGGTTCTGACCCTGCCCGGTTTCCGGATCGGCAAGACCGGCATCGAGCGGCAATTGGAATCGACGCTTCGTGGTGTCGCCGGCACCCGTCAGGTCGAAGTCAATGCCACCGGGCGGATCATCCGCGAACTGTCTCGCGACGAGGGTACGCGCGGCGAGGAGGTTCGCTCGACGATCGATGTCGGGTTGCAGGATTACGTTCAGGACCGTCTCGCTGAGGAACGCTCGGCATCGGCCGTGATCATGGATGTGCATACGGGCGAAGTCTATGCCATGGCTTCGAGCCCGTCCTTCAATCCGAATATTTTCGCGACCGGGATTGACGGCGCATCATGGCGGTCCCTGATCAACGATCAGTATGCGCCGTTGACGAACAAGGCGCTCGCCGGGCAATACGCGCCCGGCTCGACCTTCAAGATGATAACGGCGCTGACGGCTATCGAGAACGGCATTGCCGGCCCCAATCATTCCGTATTCTGTCCCGGTCATATGGATCTGGGCAATCATCGCTTTCACTGCTGGCGTCGGGGCGGTCATGGCTGGCTGACACTGGTCGATGCCCTGGCGGAATCCTGCGATACCTATTTCTATGACCTCTCGCGCCGCGTGGGGGTCGATCGTCTATCGGCGATGGCCAACCGGTTCGGATTGGGGACATCCATCAACATCGACCTTCCCGGCGAGCGCCAGGGTCTGGTGCCCACGCAAGACTGGAAACGCCAGAATGTGGGCACGGCCTGGCAGCAGGGGGAAACGCTTATTGCCGCGATCGGCCAGGGCTACGTTCTGGCAACGCCGCTGCAGCTGGCCGTGATGACGGCCCGGTTGGTCAATGGTGGGCGGGCCATCGATCCCCGCGTCGTCATGCGCAATGTCGACCCGAATGAATCAGTTCCGGATATCGGCATTTCCGAACGCGGAATCCGGGCGGTGGTCGACGGCATGATCGCCGTCACCGACGGCAGCCGGGGAACGGCCCGCTCGTCCCAGATACCGGTTGAGGGCATGGAAATGGGTGGCAAGACCGGGACCAGCCAGGTTCGCCGGATCACGATGGCACAGCGGGCGCAGGGGCTGCTCAGCCAGGACGAGATCCCTTGGCGCGACCGTCACCACGCCTTGTTTGTCGGGTTTGCGCCGATGCACCGCCCCCGCTATGCGTGCTCGGTCGTTGTCGAGCATGGTGGCGGAGGTTCGGCCGTTGCTGCCCCGATCGCCCGCGATCTTCTGTGGGAGGCGCAGAAGCGCAATCCGGCCAGCGACCGGATCATTCCCGTTTCGCCACCTGGCGTGGCGGCAGCCGGTGAGCCGGGAGATGTCGGTGGAACCGGGGGCGGAGTAGGCGGCTGA
- the rodA gene encoding rod shape-determining protein RodA produces the protein MSTAYYRGSGIDADDQGQSLGEKILQLPGGLILLVVALAGVGVAMLYSAANGSMEPWASRHIARFAVGFAIMIGVALVDLRIWLRIAYPFYFITFGLLIAVEVIGQVGMGAQRWINLGFFNLQPSELMKIALVLALARYFHVPTLDDVYRVRTLILPIILIVAPVALVMSQPDLGTAVMLLFVGAAIFFVVGVRWWKFALVLALGLAAVPIAWQFLRDYQKARVLTFINPESDPLGTGYHILQSKIALGSGGLFGKGFLQGTQSHLNFLPEMQTDFIFTMLAEEFGLIGGVGLILLFLLLVAYGVVIALRCRNHFGRILALGLTANLYFYVFINTAMVMGLIPVVGVPLPLVSYGGTVMMTIMFSLGLIMSVYIHRDTRISRRAPSAQL, from the coding sequence ATGTCAACGGCATACTATCGTGGCAGCGGAATCGACGCGGACGATCAGGGGCAGTCTCTGGGGGAGAAAATCCTTCAACTGCCGGGCGGGCTCATTCTGCTTGTGGTTGCTCTTGCCGGTGTCGGCGTCGCGATGCTCTATTCCGCTGCCAATGGAAGCATGGAGCCCTGGGCGTCGCGTCACATTGCCCGGTTCGCCGTCGGGTTCGCGATCATGATCGGTGTCGCGCTGGTCGACCTTCGGATCTGGCTCCGGATCGCCTATCCATTCTACTTTATTACTTTCGGTCTCCTGATCGCGGTGGAGGTCATCGGACAAGTGGGAATGGGGGCCCAGCGCTGGATCAATCTCGGCTTCTTCAATCTTCAGCCGTCGGAACTGATGAAGATCGCGCTGGTGCTGGCACTGGCGCGGTACTTTCACGTTCCAACCCTCGATGATGTGTATCGGGTCCGCACGCTGATATTGCCGATCATACTCATCGTCGCGCCCGTCGCCCTCGTGATGAGCCAGCCGGACCTCGGAACGGCAGTAATGCTGTTGTTCGTCGGCGCCGCGATTTTCTTCGTCGTCGGCGTCAGGTGGTGGAAATTCGCGCTGGTACTGGCTCTCGGCCTGGCCGCCGTGCCGATTGCCTGGCAATTTCTCAGAGACTACCAGAAGGCCCGGGTGCTCACTTTCATCAACCCGGAATCCGATCCGCTTGGGACCGGCTATCACATTCTGCAAAGCAAGATTGCCCTCGGCTCGGGCGGCCTTTTCGGCAAAGGCTTTCTGCAGGGAACGCAGAGCCATCTGAATTTTCTGCCCGAGATGCAGACCGATTTCATATTTACGATGCTGGCCGAGGAATTCGGATTGATCGGCGGTGTCGGTCTGATCCTGCTTTTCCTGCTTCTCGTTGCCTACGGGGTCGTCATCGCCCTTCGCTGCCGAAATCATTTCGGCCGGATCCTGGCGCTGGGGCTGACGGCCAATCTCTATTTCTATGTGTTCATCAACACGGCCATGGTGATGGGGCTGATCCCGGTGGTCGGGGTTCCGCTGCCGCTGGTTTCGTATGGCGGGACCGTCATGATGACGATCATGTTCAGTCTGGGGTTGATCATGAGCGTTTATATTCATCGCGATACGCGGATATCCCGCCGAGCCCCGAGCGCCCAGCTCTGA
- a CDS encoding acetolactate synthase 3 large subunit has product MSDQILTGAQTILKALADQGVEVIFGYPGGAVLPIYDALHQQNSIRHILVRHEQGAVHAAEGYARSTGKVGVVLVTSGPGATNAVTGLTDALMDSIPIVCLTGQVPTHLIGNDAFQECDTTGITRPCTKHNYLVKDGNKLARTLHEAFYVARSGRPGPVVVDLPKDIQFGPAPYAGPEEVVHRTYRPQIRPVQSQVERAIELMAGARRPIFYTGGGVINAGPKASELLRELVRETGFPCTSTLMGLGAYPADDSQFLGMLGMHGTYEANLAMHGCDVMVNIGARFDDRVTGRIADFSPGSTKIHVDIDPSSINKNVTVDVPIIGDCAEVLEQMLTMWRERRLKADRRSLAEWWGQIDLWRRRECLKFNQPLEPGSTIKPQYAIKRLAEMCADRQAEREDVYVTTEVGQHQMWAAQHFPFYQPNHWMTSGGLGTMGYGLPAAMGVQIAHPDALVIDIAGEASTMMNIQELSTIVQYRLPVKVFILNNQWMGMVRQWQELIHGERYSQSYSEALPDFVKLAEAFGATGLRAETIDDVEGVFKTMLETPGPVVVDVCVEQMENCFPMIPGGAAHNEIILGPADKAGNQTSEEGMVLV; this is encoded by the coding sequence ATGTCCGACCAAATCCTGACCGGCGCTCAGACCATTCTCAAAGCCCTGGCCGACCAGGGCGTAGAGGTAATATTCGGGTATCCGGGCGGTGCGGTATTGCCGATCTACGATGCGCTGCATCAACAGAATTCCATACGCCATATTCTGGTGCGGCACGAGCAGGGCGCCGTCCACGCCGCCGAGGGATATGCCCGGTCGACGGGCAAGGTCGGTGTCGTGCTGGTAACGTCGGGACCGGGCGCAACCAACGCCGTTACCGGGCTGACCGATGCACTGATGGACAGCATTCCGATCGTCTGTCTGACCGGACAGGTGCCGACGCATCTTATCGGCAACGACGCGTTCCAGGAATGCGACACGACCGGAATCACGCGGCCGTGCACCAAGCACAATTATCTGGTCAAGGACGGTAACAAGCTGGCCCGGACCCTGCACGAGGCATTCTACGTTGCCCGCAGTGGCCGGCCCGGACCGGTCGTCGTCGATTTGCCAAAGGACATCCAGTTCGGTCCGGCGCCGTATGCCGGCCCCGAAGAGGTGGTCCATCGGACCTATCGACCTCAGATCCGGCCTGTCCAAAGCCAGGTGGAGCGCGCAATCGAACTCATGGCGGGCGCGCGGCGGCCGATCTTCTACACCGGCGGGGGCGTCATCAATGCCGGGCCCAAGGCGTCGGAACTGCTGCGCGAACTGGTACGCGAGACGGGTTTTCCCTGCACATCGACGCTGATGGGACTCGGCGCCTATCCGGCCGATGATAGTCAGTTTCTCGGCATGCTGGGCATGCATGGCACCTACGAGGCCAACCTCGCCATGCATGGCTGCGACGTGATGGTCAATATCGGAGCGCGGTTCGACGATAGGGTCACCGGACGGATTGCCGATTTCTCCCCGGGATCCACCAAGATCCATGTCGACATCGATCCGTCGAGCATCAACAAGAACGTCACCGTCGATGTTCCGATCATCGGCGATTGCGCCGAGGTGCTTGAGCAGATGCTCACGATGTGGCGGGAACGCCGGCTCAAGGCCGATCGCCGCTCTCTGGCGGAATGGTGGGGGCAGATCGATCTGTGGCGCCGCCGCGAATGTCTGAAGTTCAACCAGCCGTTGGAGCCCGGGTCGACGATCAAGCCGCAATACGCCATCAAACGTCTGGCTGAGATGTGTGCAGACCGCCAGGCGGAGCGCGAGGATGTCTATGTCACGACCGAGGTCGGACAGCATCAGATGTGGGCCGCCCAGCACTTCCCCTTCTATCAGCCGAATCACTGGATGACCTCGGGAGGTCTGGGGACCATGGGGTACGGCCTGCCGGCGGCCATGGGTGTTCAGATTGCGCATCCGGATGCTTTGGTGATCGATATCGCCGGCGAAGCGTCGACCATGATGAACATTCAGGAACTGTCGACGATCGTCCAGTACCGGTTGCCGGTCAAAGTCTTCATTCTGAACAATCAGTGGATGGGGATGGTCCGGCAATGGCAGGAGTTGATCCACGGCGAACGCTATTCCCAAAGCTACTCCGAAGCCCTGCCGGACTTCGTGAAACTGGCCGAGGCGTTCGGCGCTACGGGGTTGCGGGCCGAAACCATCGATGATGTCGAAGGCGTCTTCAAGACCATGCTCGAAACGCCGGGCCCGGTGGTCGTGGATGTCTGCGTCGAGCAGATGGAGAATTGCTTTCCGATGATTCCGGGCGGGGCCGCCCACAACGAGATCATCCTCGGCCCGGCGGACAAGGCCGGCAACCAGACTTCGGAAGAAGGTATGGTTCTGGTATAG
- the mreD gene encoding rod shape-determining protein MreD, with amino-acid sequence MSFEDRLPEHIGTRLGVIFRNAVPGILMLSLVFVAVIPVPLPAYSTVVPMIPFMALYYWAVHRPDLLPFPMVFVLGILQDVLTGAPLGVNAFIFMIALLVVSSQRRFLVGRSFWVLWWGFLIVLPLTAVMEWVLYSAIFGAVMPVEPAIFRALMTMGAFPALAWICMQCHRLVPQ; translated from the coding sequence ATGAGCTTCGAGGACCGATTGCCAGAGCATATCGGCACGCGACTGGGTGTCATATTCCGCAATGCCGTACCGGGCATCCTGATGCTGTCGCTGGTGTTCGTCGCCGTGATTCCGGTACCCCTACCGGCCTATTCGACCGTGGTTCCGATGATTCCGTTCATGGCCCTCTATTATTGGGCCGTTCATCGGCCTGATCTGCTGCCGTTTCCAATGGTCTTCGTTCTGGGCATTCTCCAGGACGTGCTGACCGGCGCGCCTCTGGGCGTCAACGCGTTCATTTTCATGATCGCGCTGCTGGTCGTATCGTCGCAGCGGCGCTTTCTGGTAGGTCGGTCATTCTGGGTGCTGTGGTGGGGATTCCTGATCGTCTTGCCGTTGACGGCGGTGATGGAATGGGTGCTTTATAGCGCCATTTTCGGAGCTGTGATGCCTGTGGAGCCGGCGATCTTTCGGGCTTTGATGACGATGGGTGCGTTTCCGGCACTGGCGTGGATATGCATGCAATGTCACCGGCTCGTGCCCCAGTAG